The Labrus mixtus chromosome 21, fLabMix1.1, whole genome shotgun sequence nucleotide sequence CATCTATTTcttaaaactaaatcaaaacaaaaagaataagAACGACAACgaaataataaatgaacaagTAGGTATACAAAGGGACACGACCTCCGGTGACGttaacagaataaaacattctGAATGTTAAACGAGGCAATTCTGATTCTTTTAACTacgatcatttaaaacattatcaCCACGTAGTGTTATGGAACATGTAAATAACGATATGGACGGTGagttcactttctctttctacACTTCTTCAGAAGAAAGCTGtgaaaaggaggggaggggtggaTGAGTCGGATATGGCTGCACCCTAGTGACCTCTCATCTCATGCCTTTTTGCCTCAACCAGGCtgcagacatacatacatactcttgttgacattttctgaaCCGATGTTGCTCTGTGTTTTGTGCAGTGACATGTGCACGttaccacattaaaaaaaaactaattaacGTTTAAACAGTTGGCGATTTTACTAAACAGTTACTGTTTTTCTAAAGGATTAGCGTTTAAAGAAGTCACACCACTAGTGACTATTTCATTAGACTATTGCTTGTCGTCCATAccctgtctgcctctgtctctcttgctgCCTCAGTGTACGATATTTGCGGCTACAAagagtttatattttaaattatatccATTAATTATCAATTTGCATTAATCTTCAATATTTCCTGCAAAGTGACCCGTCAGAGACCTCTTCACTTTGCAACCTGCTCTATCAGGGAATAATCTTCCCACTTTTGGAAACATTGTACTTGACTGGCTTCTCGGGATGTGATATAACTGTTTATAAAGAGGATAACACCACAGTCTGCCTCTGTGACCTTTCTGGATCTGTCTGACACCCTACTCCCCTAAACCCTATACTGCGTATAGAATTAGGTATATAATATAATCTCTAATTTGACACATGGTCCTGCAGGACCCAACACAAGGAGTTAGCTGCCacttgcttctttttctttcagttcagATCAAGACTCCAAAGACCAAACTGAGAAGTCTTCATTTCATAGCAGACTACAGACTTTGGAGTTTTTTGTTTAGCTCATGAGtattagttttttgtttttttaagtggcaTTTTGCATTATAAGCACAAATTAGATGGTTTTGTCCACGTTTTTGATCTTGCATGGTAATTTGAGGATGGGCTGACCTACCTGTGCttgtatatctgtgtgttgATGGAGCTGAGCAGACGTCTCCCTGAGCAGATGAAGGACTCATGTGTGATGTCTGGATGATGAGGGCCTTCTGATGGTCCGACAGCGCCTGGATGTTCCCCCACACTCGCAGCCAGCCAGACACACAGGAAAAATTTGCTCCTtgatcacagaaaaacagatttatttcatttatttgcggggcttttttttaaagtcaaatgtacCTTCTCGCATCCTAAAACACAAAATCTAAGTCACCCTGGACTCAGCTGTAGACTCCCTTCTTCACTATGACTCCAGGGAAACAGACGTCTGAAACACTGTCTGACTTTTAGGAGTCAATATCTCCCTCGAGCCAGTTAACTCTGTTATCTCTTCTGAGTAAACACTATTTatcaaagcagaaaaataagCCAGCCATTTATTGAATCAGCCAAATAAAAAGTCCTCTAACGCTTTTGAATACGTTTTTAGATCTGAATGCTCCAGACTGTCACACCCAGAGGTCAGATCCACATGTGAGTGTTATCATGGAGGCTCTAAATAAACCCAATGAAAGAAATTAATTTACTGTATTATAACAACAGGTATGATTTCTACACGCATATTTTTTCTGATTAACTTTTGGTATAAtgaaatgtagacatttttaaataaaaatattatgaTTACCTAATATTTCATATTGTATGAAGAGCCCTTTGGCTCCGCcttcatttttacatgttttctttttattgcctTGCCTTCTTCTACATGATGTTTGCATATGTCATAAGTAATAAGTTAAATGTTCCTTCCTACACTCTAATGATGTGAGTCAAAACGAACCTGAGCGCTCATTTATCATCAGTGCGTGCAAAGTTTTCCTAATTATGTCttacaaatgtattttagaatctgcaaaaggacaaaataaatctgtattcATCAAATAATGCGGACAGCGGTCCTGGACTTTAATGATTTGTTCTCACAACTGAaagactttctctctctctctctctctcggtgtatatacagtacatcatattactgcatgtatctatctataaatctcagtcactaaccacctactttcctgggagctcctgagcgcTCTTAGGCTCCTCAGGATCGTGGGTGGACGGCCTGCACAACACTTGTTTCTGTGCGTAAGCATGGTCAGAGCTGAccttatatttacacacattctTACTAAGTAAGAGTACAAGTTGATCAATTCCATTCTTAGCATGGGAATAttcctacacacacatctgagtgtacgcactgttgataaatgaggcCCCTGGACTTTAATGACTTGTTCTCACTACTGAAAGACTTCTTCTTTTCCCCTATTTTACTACAACACAATGGTAGCAGTGTCCCGCTGTGCTGACTAGAATTTCTCCTCCTGTCCCACTGAACTCAGGTGTCACTAAtcttttctgtcctctttttcttactttatttGGACAAACACTATTTCTTAAATCTGAAGGATGAGCTGGACATTTCTTAAATTTGAAAAGAGCTAAATGTACAATTTCattgtaaaatatgaaaaagttgtCTCACCTTGAAGATACAAGGCAGAGATCCCACAGTGACACCTCTGCTCGAGGTAATCGGCCACCTCAGCCACTTTCTTCCCCCGGATCAGAGCACTGCAGTCTGTGACAATAACAGAAGAAGATGTCAGCTTTTATGAATGCTTATTTACTCTCTGCTAAACATCGGACAtcgcttttttaaaaatcaacccATATTCTCAAATCAAAAAGTCGAAAGCCTATCTGccctgttttaaacatttttaaaaactgtttgccTCACCTCCTGATTGCTCGTGCCACTCACTGGCCAAGGGTCCGAGGCAGAGGTCAATGTGACTTGAAAAGGCGGAGCTTGGACAAAGGTTGGTGCTGTGAGGTGTGGGGGATGAGCTCGTCCAAGAGGAGGAGCTTCTCACCTCACAGCATGAACAACGGCTGAGTGAGACAGGGCCATCTTCTACCGACCTGCACAGGTATGCAACAagacaaacatacagtaaacacacagtaaaagtaATACAATGTGTTCAGGTGGCTGGAACTACCTCTTCCTTTCTGGACATTACTAAAGGGGTGCCCCAAGGTTCAGTGCTGGGacccattttattttcaatctaTATAAATAATCTCTGTAATAACTTGTCAAATGCAATGTATCATTTTTATGCAGACGACACCATTATTTATTGCTGTTCAACCTCACTCACCCAGGCTTTTGAGTTTTTACAAGCTGCTTTTAATGTTATCCAGTCTTGTTTATATGATCTTAAATTgcttttaaacacagataaaaccAAGCTCATGGTTTTCCCTCATACAAAAGGTGCTACTACAGAACATTACAAATATTGTAACATCTAAAGGAAAACCTATAGAGCAGGTTTTAAACTACAAGTACTTGGGTTTTATCCTAGATCAGAagctttcatttaaagctcaTATCAATAATCTGGTCACTAAACTATGCATGAAGCTTGGGTTCTTTTTTAGAACTAGAACCTGCTTCTCTCTCAGGGTCAGAAAGAAATTAGTGACAGCGACCTTCTTGCCCATTCTTGATTATGGGGACCTGCTTTATTTGAGTGCGTCATCCAAATGTCTCAAGTCCTTGGACACTATTTTTCATTCGGCACTGAGATTTGTCACTGGCTGTAGTCGTCTCACCCTCCATTGTGAATTGTATTTGAAATCGAACTTGCCTTCTTTGAGTGCACGCAGATACGCACATTGGCTGACCCTAATTTATAAGGCTCTTTTAGGCTTGAttcctttatatttgtgtgcttTATTACGGAGAACAAGCAGTCGCTATGCCTTGCATTCTTGTAACACACTTGTTCTATCTGTTCCACGGTTAAGGactgaattaggaaaaagaGCTTTCAGCTTTGCTGCCCCCTCAGCATGGAATACTCTACAGACTGAATTAAAACTCCCTGAACTTATTTCACTTGGAGCTTTCCGTTCTATCTTGAGGGACAGACAGCATGAGACCAttgaacagtgcctgtgtttttaaaatcttaaattgttgttttattgttgtgtcacagctcccacactttcttttttattgaaaacactatgttgttaatctgtactgtcacttcattgtaactgttcttacgacatgtgctgctgacctcttggccaggtcacccttgtgaaagagatcctgatctcaatgggttctttatctggttaaataaaggttaataaatgaataataaaaaattgcGACGCAAGGAGTTATTGAAAACATTAACAGCATGATAAGAAGTAAAACATCAATTAAAACCAGTTAGTTTAGGTTATGTTGAAACAAATGAACACTGATTCCTTGTACAAACAAAAATGCTTTCCAATCAATTGCAGTAAACAGTGTGTAAAAAATGTGACCCTGCTGGCTGTTATTGTAACACACTGTAAGCTTACATGCAAGGACGCAAGACATGATGTCTTTACATCAGTGCAACGTGTAATTGGACATATTCACAGTATGTTTCTCAGGGatgcatgtgtaaaaacagcaTCATAGCTAAACTTTATGAAAATAACTCTTAAATAAATCATCTTGTTTGATCTGACATGAATGTTGCTTTAATCTATCATCGTCTGGTAGTTTAATCTTAATCTGTGATTTCACTTTTAAGGATGACATTCGGAGCACATTTCTgctttaagagagagagaggggaagccATATGAAGCGCTGCCTCAATACGTGGATATAAAATTGGATATGTCTTTTTGGAAACTTTGCAATCATCTTATCGATCCCATAAAAAGATAGCACTGAAGCAAAATGGATGCTGTGATAGAAAGGCTGCATTTAGCCAATCCCTGCCACAAATCCTGGGTTTCCCACAAGGAAATTGGTTTGTGTGAAGAAAGTAGATACCCACCTCTTCCCTCCCCTAAGGTagtgtattctttttttttttttgctgaagaCAATTTGATATTAAGAATAGGAAAAAtcacagctgaaaaaaataaaataacgagGGTTTATTCTATTCAGTAGCTTTGGATTCAGGGTCCTTTATTGTCCATGCTGACTAACAAGCATATTGTCACTCTGCTTTTCCATCAATAAAACCAATAACATGAAAAACACTTCCACTGATTATCAAATCTGCTTCTAGAGCAGAGCCATATTTGTACCCACATGCTCCGGTTGACGggttgttttgatttgttttaatccAGTCTTATAAGTTTAACCTGCCctggtaaaaaaataagtttaaaacaATAAGCAGGAACAAAGATCCTTTAACCAGCAGGGACTCTGGCAGTGTTTTGCCCGACCCAATTCAGATAATCAGAAGAAGGCTTTTACATGACTTCCTTtaacagtctgaaaaaagttcTAACATATTTTAAGGTCTCGATGGTTCATGTTGTTGGATTTTGCTCACCTCAGAGCTGGAATCActtgtctccctctgctggtagaaagagaggagagcagctgctgcttttcactgaacacgagaacATCTCTGAGACTGGAGTTTGTCAGCGCAGTTCCAGCTCTGCAAACACTGAACAGGTCATAGCAGAGGACCACCGCTCCTCGTACCGGCACTGTTGAGCCTTCTGGGAAAGTCTGATCtatgcaggagagagaggaggtgaaggcgTGCAAAGAGCagaaggtgaaaaaaaatagGGATAAGAAGAGTTGACGGAGACAGgaagtctttttatttgtttcccttAACAAAGTCTTATTCATGTCTCACCTGCTCCAGTGACATTTCCCACTATATAAAATCCATCCTGGTCGATAGATCCTGTAAGAGGAAGGGCAATGACGGACCCACTGCGCTCCTGCTCGAACACAGTGAGTACCAGGCCCTGCAGGTCCGTCAGAGCAGGCCCGTGTAGTTCCACGAAAGCCCTCTGCTGGCTATGATTGGTCCAATGTCCACTAGCCACCTCACTGATGACCACGCCCTCAGGGGCTGGAGGGGGACGGGGGCAGCTGTTCTCCCTCAGTGGGGTGGGTGGAGCCACCTGTTGGGATTGattattataaatgtgtataCAATAAGGGTACATCTGCTTTTTATGTAATGGCAAAAATAGAACAGATCTGGTTACAGTTTTGCTCAAAATCTACAAAGAACttgctaaatatttaaaggaaaaggtCAGCATTCTGAGAAAGAGTTTCCTAAAGTCTCTTTGACAATCCAGTACATAATGATTCCTAAAGCagacttttttgtgtgtttcctcaggGACTTGCAGATACTTCATAGAAATATGATGGCATAGATAAAGTGTTAGTCCTgaataaaatgcaaacaaagtCTGTACAGTGTACAGATGAATTTCACTTGAAAGGAAATCTTGAAGAGACATTCAAATATATTCAACAGAATACTGCATGTTACTTTCTCTATGACTTTCTGTACGATTTCCTGAAGTGTACATTTTAAGCGTCACAACCACAAATACATACtgtgttgtttcctttttcaaaacGGCAACAATCTGTTGCCAAGCAACTTGTAACCCCATATAACACAGCTCGAGTATGAACTCAAACTCTTGAAAATAGACCTGTGACAAGACTGCAAAAagtgaagacacacagagaggcccaaTAAGGCCTGTAAGATCAAAGCATCATTTTAACACATCAATTTGTTAACGGATTACAAATTAGACATAATGCATTAGTATGAGAGTTTAAGAGGTGCTGGCAGATGGACAAAGGTGGACAGCCTGTTTTTCCTCTTGGTGCTAAGCTTAGCTTACTGCCCTCTTAATGTAGCTTAATATTTAGCCTATAGAGAGTAATGGTAGTATCCGCCTCTGATACAGTCTATAGCCTGATCCCATACTATAATAGTCTACCTATCAGATTTAGTACAGTGATGGAATAATGAAATTGGTACATCTCTAGAATACAGATACGTAAGTAGTATCAATATTTGTTGTGTGCAAATCAGCTAAAATGGTGATCTATTCCTATTACTGCATCTCTCTTTTACCATTGTTTAattctgttcatttttaaagaagcGTTAATCGCAAGTGTATTAGCCTTTAAGCTAACAAAGTCATGTACCATGACTTAAACCTTTCTCTCTGTACTCACAGAAAAAGCTGACAGGTCGTAGGGGTAAAGGCCTCGACAGCGGCTCAGGGCCTCATCCCCAGGCAGAACCTCTggatcctccagcagggggagctgtcCTGGAGTCAGAGCTTTACTCAGCTCCTGTGCTTCCCTGTCTGATCCCCTCTGCCGGTACACGACTGCATCCAGCAGGCCTCTGGTGGGGATGCCTCTCTGCGTGGCTGACGGTGGGCCAAAGGGGCTGCGATAGAGCGCCACAGCGTCTGGTCCATTCTGGATGGTGTTTGGGGGCAGACGGAGTGATGGAGCCGGCACCAACCGGTCGCTGCCCAGCAGGAAGTATCCCTTGGAGGTGGTGAAGTGTCCACTCAGGCTGATCTCTCTGTAGGGTCTGTTGTTGTGTGCACTGAACAGCAGGATCCAGATGCCCTGCAGGGACACACGGCGTCCTGAAGGATGCCACAGCTCAATGTACTCACCATCCTCAGCTGCACCGGGTGTGTCAGTGTTCAGC carries:
- the si:ch211-183d21.1 gene encoding uncharacterized protein si:ch211-183d21.1; translated protein: MEVSLACVVSVCMLAVVCCEPCLIISEINADNPRLDTTEFVELYHTSGQRASLDGYTLVFYNGNGNVAYKVLDLKGQSTDDRGFFLVGSVDMLPKPAILLPPNTVQNGPDAVVLYHTSAARYNEKMNVTSHGLVDAVVYMTRRTGGAEFLAETLTPGEPAFVEDETALEGDESIERCLLSEDRWGFQVSSPSPGQRNNCTASLSPATIPVITELKLGGGQVDGFVELTEASAAGPLVLVVLDGKTDRVSVSANVNVDNARNGLISMTIEKSFMKGDESGAVAIYSGRASDFPVGSFLSQIQPLDAFVFAGPGNRPSANLTETLIPGRHPYQLSNSLREGGFYLSRCGVATWTRDPGVFWEAPQTPGQPNQCPWPKICPHSIVIPGGTDSPPHLPPWGNTDFLINELNTDTPGAAEDGEYIELWHPSGRRVSLQGIWILLFSAHNNRPYREISLSGHFTTSKGYFLLGSDRLVPAPSLRLPPNTIQNGPDAVALYRSPFGPPSATQRGIPTRGLLDAVVYRQRGSDREAQELSKALTPGQLPLLEDPEVLPGDEALSRCRGLYPYDLSAFSVAPPTPLRENSCPRPPPAPEGVVISEVASGHWTNHSQQRAFVELHGPALTDLQGLVLTVFEQERSGSVIALPLTGSIDQDGFYIVGNVTGADQTFPEGSTVPVRGAVVLCYDLFSVCRAGTALTNSSLRDVLVFSEKQQLLSSLSTSRGRQVIPALRSVEDGPVSLSRCSCCEVRSSSSWTSSSPTPHSTNLCPSSAFSSHIDLCLGPLASEWHEQSGDCSALIRGKKVAEVADYLEQRCHCGISALYLQGANFSCVSGWLRVWGNIQALSDHQKALIIQTSHMSPSSAQGDVCSAPSTHRYTSTASALGLQIGLIVAVLLLLGLGAALFTYFYRRRRPLDYYTMELSEHAEGLSDL